CGACGCCGATTTGGTCCTGCACCTCGGCGATGGCGAGTTCCAGCCGCGCCTTGCCGAGATAGCACCAGGGGCAGACGACATCCGAGACGACGTCGATGGTGATGCGCTCCATGATGATGTTCCTTATTTCTGTGCGCCTCCGGAGGAGGCATGAGGACCGGCCGTTCGCCGGTCTTACTGCGCGCTCGTATCCCACCATACCGGCAGCTGATATCCGCTGAGCGGTACGCTGTCGGGACGGCCGATGCGCTTGCTCCGCGCCATCCATTGCTGGTCCATGTGATAGAGCGGCAGCACGTAATGGCTGGAAAGCAGCAGCCGGTCGTAGGAGCGGACCGCCGCAGTGAAATCCTCCGCCGAGTGTGCCCTGAGCAGGTGATTGATCAGTGTGTCGAGATCGGGATCGTTGGCGCCGGCGAAGCTGTCGGTTCCCTCGCGCGTACGCGCAACCGAAGACCAGCGGCCGAGTTGCTCGTTCCCAGGGGACAACGACGAGGTATAGGACTTCATGATCATGTCGTAATCGAAGCTGTTCGTCCGGCTCTGATACTGCGAATCGTCGACCGTGCGGATGGAAGCGGCGATGCCGATCGTCTGCAGCGAACGCTGGTAGGCAACGGCAAGCTTTTCTTGGTCGGCATTCTGCGTCATGATCTCGAAGGCGAGCTGGCGGCCGGAGGCATTGAGCATCTTGCCGCCCTGGATCGTATAGCCGCCCTGTTTCAACTGCTCGACGGCCTGTTTCAGCACATTGCGGTCGCGGCCGGAGCCGTCGGTGACCGGCAGCTTGTAGGTGCCGTCGAGAATCTCCGGCGCAATCTTGTCCTTGATCGGCCCGAGCAGGGCAAGCTCGGCTGCATTGGCGGGAACCCCGAAACTCGACAGCTCGGAATTCTGCCAGAAGCTCTGCGTGCGTTTATAGGCGCCGGAATAAAGGTTCTTGTTTGCCCATTCGAAGTCGAACACCAGCGACAGGCCTTCGCGCACCTTGGGATCGGTAAAGATCGGCCGGCGCGTGTTGAACACGAAGCCGAGCATGCCGCTCGGCAGTTTCGGTGTGAACACGTCCTTGACCACAGCCCCCGAGGTGACGGCGGGAAAGTTATAGGCATTGGCCCAATGGCCGGGATTGCCGTCGGGATAGATGTCGACATCGCCCTTCTTGAAGGCCTCGAACAGCGTCGTGTCCTGCAGGAAATACTGGACGGTGATCTGGTCGTAATTGTCGGTGCCGACCTTGGCGGGAATGTTCTTGCCCCAGTAATTCGGATCGCGCTCATAGGTGATGCTCTCACCAGGCTTCACCGTCTTCACCTTGTAGGGACCGGAGCCGACCGGGGGGGTCAGCGACGAACGGTCGAAAGTTGCCGGATCGATTGCATGTTTCGGCAGCACCGGGAAGAGACCGAAGATCAGCGGCGTCTCCCGGTCGGCCTTGTCGTTGAAGGTGAATCGCACACTGCGCTCGCCGACCTTTTCCATCTTGGCGACGACGTTGAGGCGGTTGGCGAAGGGCACGCGGCCCTTGTCGCGCATCAGCTCGAAGGTGAACATCACATCCTCGGGCGTCACCGGCTGGCCATCGGCCCATTTCGCCTTCGGATTGAGGTTGAACTGGATGAAGCTCCGGTCGTCGTCCCATTCCACCGTCTCGGCAAGCAGGCCGTAGAGTGTGAACGGCTCGTCCCTGGAGCGCTGCATCAGCGATTCGTAGACGAGATTGCCATAATCCGGATCCCACATGCCGCGCGCCGTCGTGCGCATGCTCTTGAGGATGAACGGGTTGAGGTTGTCGAAGGTGCCGACCACGCCATAGGTGATCTTGCCACCCTTTTTCACGTCGGGATTGACGTAAGGGAAGTGTTTGTAGTCGGCCGGCAAGGCCGGCTCGCCGTGCATCGCGATGCCGTGCAGCGGCTCGGCAGCGACAGTGCCGCACAGCAGCGAGAGGACGAGGGGGACGGCAATCCGGAGCATTCGGCAATCCTTGATCCGTGAAAACGGGGCATGATTCACCGCGGAGATTATCATGGGGTCGACCGATTCCAACACGGATCGGCGATTTCTTTGGCTTCGCGACGAAATGCACCTCAAATTGCCAAAGAAAAGCTGGATATCTTGAACGCTGCGATGTAACAGGTGAACCCGAAGTTTCGGGGTCATGCATTTGCCTTATTTTTTTAAGAGGTGGAGTGCCGAACGACCCGATGGTTGGGGCGGCAAACCGCTGCTCCGAACGGATATCAGGAGACGGAATTCGTTATGATGTTCAAGTCTGAAAAGAAAATGCGGGCAGCACTGTCCGTTCTGGCAGTGGTGTTCGGCGCTTCGGCTCCGGTCTCCTCCTTCGCACAGGATGCGGCAGCACAGGCTCCGGCCGATGCCCCGGCACAGGCCGCAGGAGCGCCGAAGCTCGGCTGGTACAAGACCTGCAGCAAGCAGGAAGACAACGACATCTGTGTTGTCCAGAACCTGATCCTCGCCAATGGCGGCCAGCTCGTCACGGCCGTCGGCCTG
The Rhizobium leguminosarum DNA segment above includes these coding regions:
- a CDS encoding extracellular solute-binding protein, yielding MLRIAVPLVLSLLCGTVAAEPLHGIAMHGEPALPADYKHFPYVNPDVKKGGKITYGVVGTFDNLNPFILKSMRTTARGMWDPDYGNLVYESLMQRSRDEPFTLYGLLAETVEWDDDRSFIQFNLNPKAKWADGQPVTPEDVMFTFELMRDKGRVPFANRLNVVAKMEKVGERSVRFTFNDKADRETPLIFGLFPVLPKHAIDPATFDRSSLTPPVGSGPYKVKTVKPGESITYERDPNYWGKNIPAKVGTDNYDQITVQYFLQDTTLFEAFKKGDVDIYPDGNPGHWANAYNFPAVTSGAVVKDVFTPKLPSGMLGFVFNTRRPIFTDPKVREGLSLVFDFEWANKNLYSGAYKRTQSFWQNSELSSFGVPANAAELALLGPIKDKIAPEILDGTYKLPVTDGSGRDRNVLKQAVEQLKQGGYTIQGGKMLNASGRQLAFEIMTQNADQEKLAVAYQRSLQTIGIAASIRTVDDSQYQSRTNSFDYDMIMKSYTSSLSPGNEQLGRWSSVARTREGTDSFAGANDPDLDTLINHLLRAHSAEDFTAAVRSYDRLLLSSHYVLPLYHMDQQWMARSKRIGRPDSVPLSGYQLPVWWDTSAQ